The Penicillium digitatum chromosome 6, complete sequence genome contains the following window.
GCACCTCACCCACCCCGTATCCTGTCTCACAAAATGAAGACCAGCATCACTATACTTCTTGGCGCGGCCTTTGTCGGTGTCAGCACCGCCTGCTCCACACCGGGCAACTTTATAGTCACTTTTTACGGCTACCCAGACAATTCTCCTCCTGGCCCCGCTACCGCCCACAATTGCGGAGGTCGAAATTACGTTGCCGGGGGTATGATGTTTCTTCAAACGACGACTGGTTCCTCTGGCTGATGATACGTGTGACAGGCTCCGGCACCTATGATGACCCCGTAACAATCGCAACTGCACCTGGCGAGCTCAACGTCTGCGAGATTGTTTATCTGCCGCTTCTAACCAAATATGGCCGTTACGAGGAC
Protein-coding sequences here:
- a CDS encoding putative carbohydrate-binding protein, with the protein product MKTSITILLGAAFVGVSTACSTPGNFIVTFYGYPDNSPPGPATAHNCGGRNYVAGGSGTYDDPVTIATAPGELNVCEIVYLPLLTKYGRYEDDCAQCTTDYTNGKSHIDIWTGSTNTNGSQGQISCEDNLTLGGRYAIVRDPPTYYGVNTAPLFVPPNTCNTQNVYPDNPAHC